The DNA region ATCGCAATTGAACCTCGTGTTCGATGACAAGTTCGCCACGGAGCGGGTGGAAGACCAGTGGACGCGGGCCGGATTGCGCCGCGGGAGTTTGGATCTGGTCGCCAACAGGGAAGCTTATGGCTAGGTTCCACGTGGAACATCTTGTAGCCAGATGCTGGGAGCTACCGTGTATAGCCAAAAAAGTTCCACGTGGAACCCTCGGCAACAACACTACCGATAGGACGATTGCGGTTACTCCGCAGCCACGAGCTCGCTCGGAAGTTTGAAGTGGACGTCCTCCATCATCACTTCCGACTCCACGACTTCGACGGGTCCCCGTCGACGGAAATAGTCAACCACGCCCTGCACGAGGGTTTCAGGAGCCGACGCACCCGCCGTGAGCAAAATTTGGTCAACCCCGTCCAGCCACGCCTCGTCAATCATTTCCGCCGAACTAATCAGGAATGCGGGCTTGCCCTTCGCAAGACAAATCTCCGCCAACCGGTTCGAATTGGCGCTTTCGCGGTCGCCAACAACCAAGACGATATCGACTAACGGCGAAAGTGCATTGACCGCTGCCTGCCGATTGGTCGTGGCGTAACAGATATCCGATTTCGGCGGACCCTGAATCTTGGGGAATCGTAGCTTCAAAGCGGCGATCACGCGTTCACAATCGTCTACGGAAAGCGTCGTCTGCGTTATGTACGACACCCTATCCGGGTTGGGCACTTCGAGCTTGTCTACGTCTTCCTGCGTGAAAACGAGCCGAATATGCTCCGGCGCCCAACCCATGGTTCCAACTGTTTCATCGTGGCCGTGCTCGCCAATCAATACGATGGTGAAATCGCGCGAAGCAAACCGCCGAGCCTCGTTGTGAACCTTCTCGACCAGCGGACAGGTCGCATCGATGACCTCCATTTGATATCTCTCGGCGTGCTCGAACCGTTCCGGCCCGACGCCGTGAGCACTGAACAAGAGATGCGACCCCGGCGGTACGTCGTCCAAGTTCTTAACAAAGACCGCGCCTTTGGCCCGAAGTTCGTTCACGACATGGGCGTTGTGGACGATGTCGTTGAGCACGTAGACCGGGGCGCCGAAGCGTTCGAGCGACTGTTCGACGCACTTGATGGCGCGCTCGACGCCGGCGCAAAACCCGCGCGGCTTGGCTAGGATGATTTTCATGGGACCTCCAGACCGGATAGGATACCGCCCACACCCGCTGGAACACAACGCCCCGGATCCATATTCCGATGCGCAAATCATTATTGTGCTGTGTATATAGTATCTCTATATACTATAGTTTAGCATGTTCCGAAACGCTGGTCGTGGGATCAAAAGGCGAGCAGTGTGGAATCGGAAACGGCGCCCGGGCGATGAACGATCCGCAAGTCGGGATCGAACACGGTCGACGGTAACGAAGGAGGCAATGCCCCGCCGTCGATGCACAGCGCGACGCCATCCAATTCGATTGTTGCCGCAGCGCTGGGGGCGGGCGCGCCGCTCCGGTTTGCCGACGTCGAAGTAATTGCATGGCCCACGGCACGGCAGAGCGCACGCGCGGTTTCGGACGATGGGATTCGCACGCACACTTTCGGACCGCCCGCGCACAGCGACGCCGGCAATTCATCCGACTTTGGCAAGAGGAGACTCAGCGGACCCGGCCAGAAGCGGTCCATATACGCTCGCGCGTCCGGGGAGATTTTCGAAACGATACGTTCGACCTGTTCCATGTTGGCGGCGATCAAGAGTATCGGGTTGGATTCGCTACGGCCCTTCATCGCAAACAACGATTCGATCGCCGCAACGGAAAACGGATCGGCCGCGAGTCCATAAACGGTTTCCGTTGGGTACGCAACAACGCCGCCCGCGCGAATGATGGCCGCCGCTTCGTCAATGCATTCAGGTGTTGGCGGAACGAGCCTCATACGTTTGCGCGAAGAAGATACTCGCGCAGTTTTGCAAACGCCCGCGCGCGGTGGCTGATCGACGCTTTGACCTCCGGCACAAGCGCGCCGAAAGTGCGATCGTATCCATTCGGAATGAACAGCGGGTCGTATCCAAAGCCCCCCTTTCCCGACACGGCGCGCGCGATGCGGCCCTCGATCGTTCCGAGTTCCATATGGGGCATTTCGCCGGGTACGGCAAGCACGCAACAACACACAAACCTTGCGCTGCGCAATTCGTCCGCCACATCGCGCAGTTCGTGCAGTAACTTCTCGTTATTGTCCGCATCCGTGCAACCGTTCCCGGCGTACCGTGCCGAGTAAATTCCCGGCGCGCCGCCGAGCGCGTCGACGACAAGACCGCTGTCGTCGGCGACACACGCGACGCCAAATCGCGCGCCATACGCCTGCGCCTTGATCAACGCATTCGCCTCGAAGGAATCGCCGTTCTCCTCCGGCGCGTCGAACTCGGGGAAGTCGCGCAGACTCATCAGTTGCCAAGGAACGTTCTCGAGAAACACGGCGATTTCACCAAACTTGTGTGCGTTGCCGGTCGCAATCAGCAGCGGGCGGGGAGACATCTTCAGGCGGGCAGCCCGAGCGCGGTGCGTTGCAGCGCAAAAAGTTCGCGCATGCCTTTCTCTCCAACCGCGAGTAGACGGTCCATCGTCTCGCGCGAGAACGATGCGCCCTCCGCCGAACCCTGGATTTCGACGAAGGTGCCGTCATCGCGCATGACGAGGTTCATGTCCACGTCCGCGATCGAATCCTCCGCGTAGCACAAATCGAGTCGCGGCCCGCCGTGGATCACGCCGACGCTCACCGCCGCGCACTGACCCAACAACGGCAACCGGGACAGCGCGCCTTGCTGCACCAACCGAGATAGTGCGTCGTGGAGTGCGACGTATGCGCCGGTGATCGCCGCGGTACGCGTGCCGCCGTCCGCCTGTAACACGTCGCAGTCAATAACGATTTGCCGCTCGCCCAACGCCCCGAGGTCCACGATGCACCGCAACGATCGGCCAATCAAACGGCTGATCTCCATGGCACGGCCTTTCTTCACCGAATCGCGCGAGATGCGCTCGTGGGAGGAGCGAGGCAACATGCCGTACTCGGCGGTCACCCAGCCTTTGCCGGTGTCTTTGAGAAACGGGGGGATGCGCTCCTCGACCGTAGCCGTACAGAGTACCTTGGTCTCGCCGAATGCGATGTGGACCGAGCCCTCGGCGAACTTGGTGTACTGTCGCTCGATCGTTACCGGGCGGAGCGCGTCATACGCGCGGCCATCCGGACGCATGCCTACTGCGCCGCCCCGGGTTCCAGCGGCGCCGTTTGATTGGGTTCGGCGGCATCGGCCGAGTTTTCCGAAACCTGGACCACGTCCTTTGGTCCGGGCGCGACATCGACCGCCGCCACCTGCGTGATCTTTGTATCTTTGTGATACTTCTTGACGAGGTTTGCCCAGACCGGGTCTTCGCGCAAGATTTCGACTGCGCGCTGTAACTGCACATCTTCGACCGTAGTGTCGGTGACCGCGTCGCCCGTCACGCTGCCATGGTTTTGGAGGTCTTGTTTACTCGCGTCGCTTTCCCACGAGGCGATTAGCTGCTTCCACAGCCCCGGCCACTGGTCTTCCGCGAACGGAACTTCGACGTCAGGCAGGATGCCGTGCTTGTTGATGGTCACGTCCGCGGGCGTGTAATAGAGCGCAGTAGTCAACCGTAACGCGCTGTTCTTCGGCGCGCGCAACGGAATGATCGTTTGGACGCTGCCCTTCCCGAACGTCTTTGCGCCAACGATAATTGCGCGCTCGTGGAATTGCAGCGCGCCTGTGACGATCTCCGACGAACTCGCCGTAATCTCGTTCACGAGCACGATCATCGGGAATTCTTGCGGAAGCACCGGGTCTCGCTGGGTGTAGAGCGTCATCTCGTCCTGCACGGTTCCATCTTCGTGCTTACGGCCCTTCGTGTACGTGACGAGCGTGTTCTTTTTGAGAAACAGGCTGGCAACTTCTTCCGACGCGCTCAGCAGACCGCCGGGGTTCCAACGCAGATCGAGAATGAGCGAACGCATCCCCTTCGACTCGAATTCCTTCAGCTTTTCCGCCAGGTCGCGCGAAGTGGTTTGCTTGAAGTCGCTGATACGAATGTAGGCGATGCCGCCGTCCAGCACGCGGCTTTCCAACAGACTTGGCACCGGCACCTTACCGCGCGTGACGGAAATCTCGTGATATGCGCCGGGCTGCCCTTCCTCCTTCGACAGACGGAACACTTTCAGTTTTACGACCGTGCCGCTTTCGCCGCGGATGTGGTCCTTCGCATCGTCGATGCTCATGCCCTCGGTGGGGATGTCGTCAATCGCGACGATGATGTCGCCCGCCATAATCCCCGCCTTGAGCGCGGGCGAACCGGGCATTGGCGCAAACACGAAGATGTTCTTCTGTTCGTCCAGCTTGATCTGGATGCCAATACCGTCGAACCGGCCCTCGGTTTCTTCGCGGAGGTCCTGGTACACCCGTGGCGGAACGAATGAACTGTGGTCGTCGAGCGCATTCATCATGCCGGTGAGCGCCCCCTCGACAACCTTGTCCGTGTCCGGCACCTCGACGTAATTTCGCATGATCTCGTCGAGCACGACGCCGATCGGTTCGATCTGGCGGACTATGTCCTGCTGCGCGTCGGCGTGAATGCGCGGCCAAAATCCATTGGTCAGGATCATGACCAAGGCCAGCAGGAAGAGGGAAAGGCCCACAAACTGGGACCGAACGTTCCGCATACAAAGACCTCCGGACAGCACGGCTGTTACTTCAGAGTGACTATAGCAGACGACTGCCGGAAAAGCGAGTAATCAGCCAAATAATCGCTGCCCTTTCGGGCATTGCGACCATGTGCCTATAGGCGGTAAGACACCACTTCCTTTGGGGCAACTCCGGCAGGAACGCCGCACGGATGAAATGGCAATAATCGTGGTTCGGACCTGCGGCAGCCGATTCGTTGTGCACAACCTCGGACGTATGTTCGTGTATGCTTGCCGCCGTGACGAAGCCGCGCACCGACTTGAACCATAACCGGCCAAAGCCATGTGGTTGCGCCGTTTGCCGGAGCGCGGTATGGCGGCAATGGGGGTGAATGTGGAAGATGTCCTTGCACAGCGGCTGGCTCGCGTCCTTGTCGATCCCGTGACCCATGAATCGTTGACCGCCGTGGACCGGACACTTGTATCCGCCGGCCGCACGTATGGCCTGAGCGACGAAGGTTATTTCGATTTCACTGTCGGCGACCGGTTCTACGAGATGGAATCAACAAGCGAGGAGTATGCCGGAGAACAGGCGGAATCGTGGCGGCGGTTCTACGACGCGTACCTGAAACCGTGGGTGCAACGTGAGGGCGCGCGGCGTGTTCTGGAAGTCGGTTGCGGTATGGGGCTCGGTATTCGCTATATGCGAGACGATGGCATCGAGGCCTACGGCATCGACATCCCATGCCTGGCGCGATTCTGGAAGCGCGCCGGCAACGATCCCGCGCATTTCATCAATTGCGACGGCGCCCGCATGCCGTTTGCAGACGACTATTTTGACGCGGTCTACACGCTTGGAACGATCGAACATATCGGCACAAAAGTCGGGCATTACACGCTTGAAAACAACTACAGGGAAACGCGCGTTGCGTTCGCGAAAGAACTGCTGCGCGTTACACGGCCCGGCGGACGCGTGCTGGTTACGTGCCCAAACAAGTCGTTCCCGATCGATATTCACCACGAACCAACCGATGCCGCGACGCCGGCCGGGTCGATGCGTTTGCGAAGATACGTCTTCGACCGATTTGGGATGACGCTGCACAAGCCGTTCGGTACGTATCACCTGTTTTCGTACGGTGAATTGAAGGAATTGTTCTGCGGGAGAAACGGAGCGGCGTCTATCGCGCCGTTACCGTTGAAAGACTATTTTGCATTTAAGCGCACCGGCTCGTTGGGATTACTGCAGCCTCTGAAGCATGCGATTGCCTGGTACGTCGAACACATGCCCGCGATGATTCACAAAAGCCCGCTCAATCCGTTTCTGGTCGTCGAAGTGCGTAAGTGACGCGCGACTTTCAAGGGTGGCGTACGCGTTGACGTGGGCACCTGGGCAGTCGCCACGCGCTACCAATGAAAAAGCGCCCGGATGACATCCCGGGCGCGTCGATGATTGATTCTGTTTCTATGCCTGCTTTGCGCGAAGGTTCGCTTCCGCATTGAGGCGAATCGCCACGTCCGGGTGGTCCGCCCGGAGCACTTCGTCGTGAATGTGCTTTGCTTTCCTCAGCGCGTCCTTCGCCTCGGCGAGTTTGCCCTGCTCGGTGTAGAGGATGCCGAGGTTTGTCAGCGCCGTGGCCATATATGGATGCTCGCTGCGCCCGCCCATGTAGTGTACGCGCACCGCCCGCTTCAAGAGGTTCTCCGCTTCCGCCACGTTGCCCGCGTCCGCGGCGACCAACGCCAGTCCGTTCAGGCTGCGGCCCACTTCCACGCTGTAACAATCGCGCTTGTTGATTTCCAGCGCGCGGCGGTATAGGCATTCGACTTTGTCTTTGTTGCCCGCGACGTAGTGCAGGTCGGCGAGGTTGTTCAGCGAGGCCGCCACGAACCGGCTCTTGTCGCCGCACTCGTCGGCGTCGCGCAAATCGAGCGCGGCCTTGAAGCACTTCTCGGCCTCGGGGTATTCCGTGAGCGCCATGTGTGTAAGGCCTGCGGTGTCCATCGTGAACGCAAGCCGGTACTCGTCGCAGGTCTCGACATGGGCCTTGGTCAGCAACGTCTTCGCGTCGGCGTACTTGCCGTCTTCGTAAGCCTCCACGCCCTGGAAGTGATACGAAATCCAGAGCTGCAAGTCGGCATTCGCCGCGACGGGCGTGATCAACGCCGCCGCGCATGCGATCAGGACTATCCGCTTCATGGAACAAGCCTCCCACGGACCCGGCACGGGCCACCAAATTACTGTGAAGGATAGCCTAACCGCAAGGATTTGTCAAGAATTTACCTGGCGCATTGGCGAGTGATTTAACAACGCGATACCAAAAGCTCGTCGTAATCCAGTGGTCGTTCATAGCAGGGGAGATTGACGACGGCGGACGCCAGGTTGCTCGCGGCTCAGAGTTTGGGTCGCGGGTCTGGGATGGTCTTATATGCTCTTCCAACTTTGCAGTTGGCAAGGCGCGCAAGAAGCGCTCCGTCTTGATTTTCACAGGTCCGTATTACAAAGATGGATTTCAAGGCACGTGCGTACAATAAGCACAGCGTGAAAACGAGAATACAGGCGAGGTTCCCCCATGGCCCGATCCCATCATGCCGCGATGATTCTCGCGAACCTGTTTGTCTTCGCCGTATTGCTTACAAGCGGTGCGTCCGGATGCGGCTCGCCGCCGCCCGCAGCCAAAATCGGCGGGTTTCCGGAAGACATTCCCGTGTACGATGGGCTCGTGAAGGACTATACGAGTGACTCAGGGCCTTTGCTCGTCGTTAATGGCTCCACTACAGACGATACCGCAAAAGTCGCGGCGTTTTATCGCGAACGCTTGCCCGCAAACGGCTGGACGGAAGGATCGGATCCTGCGCAGCGCGAACCGGGTACCGAGGCACTGATTTTCAGTAAAGGTCAAGCGAAACTCGTGATCCGGGCGAGCAAAGATCAGGAAAAAACACGAGTCTCCCTTCAGGTCGAGGGGTACGATGGCGCCACCAGGAACCCGGCATAGAAACCACGCTCAGATCGCGACACCAAGGACGCGAAACGACTCTTCGCTTACACGCGGCGTTTGACTCACTTTGGGCTTCGTATCTCGATAATCAAGCAGGCGTTTGCGGATGAAGCCGGCGAGCGTGAGTGCGCGACTATTCAACCGTTATCAAGCTCTCGTCGTAATCGCCCGGTCTTTCATAGCCGAGGAGGTTTAGGAGAGTAGCGGCGACGTTGCTGAGACCCCTCGCGTTGAGTTCGCGGATAGCGATGGAATTCGCACCCGAATAGTCCTTGATAATGAAAGGCACGGGATTAAGCGTGTGCGCAACCATCGGTTCGCGCTTGCCCTTCTTCTCCGTGAACATGCAATCGGCGTTGCCGTGGTCGGCGGTGATGACGGCGATGCCTTTCGCCTTCTCGATCACGGGCAGCAAACGGCGCAGCGCGAGATCGACAGCTTCGACCGACATGCGAATCGAAATCGGCACGCCGGTGTGGCCGACCATATCGCCATTCGCGTAGTTGATGCGGATGAATTTGTGCTTGCCGCCTTCCACCGCGGCGATGACCGCATCGGTAATCTCCGCCGATTTCATCCATGGACGTTGATCGAAAGTTACGCGATCCGATGGAACCTCGACATACGTCTCCAATTTTTCGTCGATATATCCCGAGTTGTTTCCGTTCCAGAAATACGTGATGTGTCCGAACTTCTGCGTCTCCGAGATCGCAAACGTGGTTATCCCCTGCGCGCACATGTATTCGCCAACCGTGCGTTCGATCGCCGGCGGTTCGACAAGATAGTTCTTCGGAATCTGCGCGTCGCCGTCGTACTGCATCATCCCGGCATAAAACACATCGGGCTTTCGCTTGCGATCGAACTTGTCGAATTCTGCGCCTTCTTCGAACGCTTTCGTAATCTCGATGCCGCGATCGCCGCGGAAGTTGAAAAAAATGACCGCGTCGCCGTCGTTGATCGTACCGGCAGGCTTGCCAGCGTCCGCGATCACAAAACTCTCGAGGTATTGATCGGTCACGTTCTTGTCTTCGTCGTAATAGGTCTGAACCGCGTCCGTCGCGGTCGCGAACTGACGCCCCTCGCCAAGGACGTGCGCCTTCCACCCGCGCTCGACGATCGACCAATCGGCGTTGTAGCGGTCCATCGTAGTGATCATGCGTCCGCCACCGGATGCGATCCGGTAGTCGCTGCCTTTGGCGTTCAGCGCGGCAAGTTTCTTCTCGAGGGTGTCGATATATCCCAGCGCGGACCGTTCGCCCACGTCGCGGCCATCCGCGAGCACGTGCAGCCGCACGCGCGCGACGCCTTCCACCGCGCACCGCTCGAGCAGCGCCAACAGATGATCGATGTGGCTATGAACATTGCCATCGGACAGTAAGCCAATGAAGTGCAACGTGCCGCCGGCTTTCGCCTTGGCGACCGCACTTTTCCACGCGGCGCCCTCGAACAACCGGCGCGACGCAATCGCCCCGCTCACCAGCTTCGCGCCCTGCGCAAACACACGCCCCGCGCCAAGCGCGTTGTGGCCCACTTCCGAGTTGCCCATATCCTCGTCCGTCGGCATGCCGACGGCGGTGCCGTGCGCTTTGAGCTGGGTGTACAACGGCTCCTTGAATAGCTCGTCCAGCACCGGCGTGTAGGCCAGCCATACCCCGTCCGATTCGTCACGCTTGCCGATCCCCACCCCGTCCATCACAACAAAAACGACGGGTCCGGGAAACGATTCATAGTTCGGCAACGGCTTCAATTCGAGGTCCAGCATGGCGCAATCCTTCCAAGGGTAGGTCGCAACAGCGATCCGGGGAGTTTAGCGCCCTGAGCGAAGGGGCGTCAAACGCGGGAGTGCGACCGGCTCCCGCGCTCATGCTCGCACCCGCTGCCGACTAACGAAGCCACACCCGGAGAGCGCGACGTGAGTAATCGATGGGCGAACATGCGCCTTTTTTACACTTTGTGCACAATCCAGCTTTTGTTCGCAATTCGTATGTTGTAAACCTAATTAAATCGCGAAGTTATGACTTTTTTCTTGCGCTGGGGGGGTTCGGCTGTGATATAACCATCCCTT from Candidatus Hydrogenedentota bacterium includes:
- the ispH gene encoding 4-hydroxy-3-methylbut-2-enyl diphosphate reductase — its product is MKIILAKPRGFCAGVERAIKCVEQSLERFGAPVYVLNDIVHNAHVVNELRAKGAVFVKNLDDVPPGSHLLFSAHGVGPERFEHAERYQMEVIDATCPLVEKVHNEARRFASRDFTIVLIGEHGHDETVGTMGWAPEHIRLVFTQEDVDKLEVPNPDRVSYITQTTLSVDDCERVIAALKLRFPKIQGPPKSDICYATTNRQAAVNALSPLVDIVLVVGDRESANSNRLAEICLAKGKPAFLISSAEMIDEAWLDGVDQILLTAGASAPETLVQGVVDYFRRRGPVEVVESEVMMEDVHFKLPSELVAAE
- a CDS encoding threonylcarbamoyl-AMP synthase gives rise to the protein MRLVPPTPECIDEAAAIIRAGGVVAYPTETVYGLAADPFSVAAIESLFAMKGRSESNPILLIAANMEQVERIVSKISPDARAYMDRFWPGPLSLLLPKSDELPASLCAGGPKVCVRIPSSETARALCRAVGHAITSTSANRSGAPAPSAAATIELDGVALCIDGGALPPSLPSTVFDPDLRIVHRPGAVSDSTLLAF
- the rdgB gene encoding RdgB/HAM1 family non-canonical purine NTP pyrophosphatase, with product MSPRPLLIATGNAHKFGEIAVFLENVPWQLMSLRDFPEFDAPEENGDSFEANALIKAQAYGARFGVACVADDSGLVVDALGGAPGIYSARYAGNGCTDADNNEKLLHELRDVADELRSARFVCCCVLAVPGEMPHMELGTIEGRIARAVSGKGGFGYDPLFIPNGYDRTFGALVPEVKASISHRARAFAKLREYLLRANV
- the rph gene encoding ribonuclease PH, which translates into the protein MRPDGRAYDALRPVTIERQYTKFAEGSVHIAFGETKVLCTATVEERIPPFLKDTGKGWVTAEYGMLPRSSHERISRDSVKKGRAMEISRLIGRSLRCIVDLGALGERQIVIDCDVLQADGGTRTAAITGAYVALHDALSRLVQQGALSRLPLLGQCAAVSVGVIHGGPRLDLCYAEDSIADVDMNLVMRDDGTFVEIQGSAEGASFSRETMDRLLAVGEKGMRELFALQRTALGLPA
- a CDS encoding S41 family peptidase gives rise to the protein MRNVRSQFVGLSLFLLALVMILTNGFWPRIHADAQQDIVRQIEPIGVVLDEIMRNYVEVPDTDKVVEGALTGMMNALDDHSSFVPPRVYQDLREETEGRFDGIGIQIKLDEQKNIFVFAPMPGSPALKAGIMAGDIIVAIDDIPTEGMSIDDAKDHIRGESGTVVKLKVFRLSKEEGQPGAYHEISVTRGKVPVPSLLESRVLDGGIAYIRISDFKQTTSRDLAEKLKEFESKGMRSLILDLRWNPGGLLSASEEVASLFLKKNTLVTYTKGRKHEDGTVQDEMTLYTQRDPVLPQEFPMIVLVNEITASSSEIVTGALQFHERAIIVGAKTFGKGSVQTIIPLRAPKNSALRLTTALYYTPADVTINKHGILPDVEVPFAEDQWPGLWKQLIASWESDASKQDLQNHGSVTGDAVTDTTVEDVQLQRAVEILREDPVWANLVKKYHKDTKITQVAAVDVAPGPKDVVQVSENSADAAEPNQTAPLEPGAAQ
- a CDS encoding class I SAM-dependent methyltransferase, which produces MAAMGVNVEDVLAQRLARVLVDPVTHESLTAVDRTLVSAGRTYGLSDEGYFDFTVGDRFYEMESTSEEYAGEQAESWRRFYDAYLKPWVQREGARRVLEVGCGMGLGIRYMRDDGIEAYGIDIPCLARFWKRAGNDPAHFINCDGARMPFADDYFDAVYTLGTIEHIGTKVGHYTLENNYRETRVAFAKELLRVTRPGGRVLVTCPNKSFPIDIHHEPTDAATPAGSMRLRRYVFDRFGMTLHKPFGTYHLFSYGELKELFCGRNGAASIAPLPLKDYFAFKRTGSLGLLQPLKHAIAWYVEHMPAMIHKSPLNPFLVVEVRK
- a CDS encoding tetratricopeptide repeat protein, which gives rise to MKRIVLIACAAALITPVAANADLQLWISYHFQGVEAYEDGKYADAKTLLTKAHVETCDEYRLAFTMDTAGLTHMALTEYPEAEKCFKAALDLRDADECGDKSRFVAASLNNLADLHYVAGNKDKVECLYRRALEINKRDCYSVEVGRSLNGLALVAADAGNVAEAENLLKRAVRVHYMGGRSEHPYMATALTNLGILYTEQGKLAEAKDALRKAKHIHDEVLRADHPDVAIRLNAEANLRAKQA
- a CDS encoding 2,3-bisphosphoglycerate-independent phosphoglycerate mutase; protein product: MLDLELKPLPNYESFPGPVVFVVMDGVGIGKRDESDGVWLAYTPVLDELFKEPLYTQLKAHGTAVGMPTDEDMGNSEVGHNALGAGRVFAQGAKLVSGAIASRRLFEGAAWKSAVAKAKAGGTLHFIGLLSDGNVHSHIDHLLALLERCAVEGVARVRLHVLADGRDVGERSALGYIDTLEKKLAALNAKGSDYRIASGGGRMITTMDRYNADWSIVERGWKAHVLGEGRQFATATDAVQTYYDEDKNVTDQYLESFVIADAGKPAGTINDGDAVIFFNFRGDRGIEITKAFEEGAEFDKFDRKRKPDVFYAGMMQYDGDAQIPKNYLVEPPAIERTVGEYMCAQGITTFAISETQKFGHITYFWNGNNSGYIDEKLETYVEVPSDRVTFDQRPWMKSAEITDAVIAAVEGGKHKFIRINYANGDMVGHTGVPISIRMSVEAVDLALRRLLPVIEKAKGIAVITADHGNADCMFTEKKGKREPMVAHTLNPVPFIIKDYSGANSIAIRELNARGLSNVAATLLNLLGYERPGDYDESLITVE